From a region of the Chondrinema litorale genome:
- a CDS encoding sensor histidine kinase produces MFFIHNIVIVPIKFEEGKGINYLIFSIICIIAFAVTEVYLFIDIINTLNTPDSNIFNIAASKLFSINNLINTNATISFPLLVIAILSVIYCLLVYGYQAISPYLEAFFHIIALTLLFALLVTIPNINKTSLSLYLPLILTFYINTFGISPLILKNKIYYLLGLLTLILSYFLLQTILLTIYNGPQFNPETGKPFTQQDIPQVIFSLPNLIILSIILFLSFVYSFVRIKIQSREKSLNIRLGEKESELKLLKSQVNPHFLFNSLNTLYATALSEKAEKTGTSIAKLANLIRYMQKDINRDFIPLENEIKYITDYISIQKLRCAIEPQVETTFINIENQLISPGIFIPFVENAFKYGIDPSQKSTLHISITCKKNEVHFICVNSYNDDFKTFYKEQGLGIGIKNAQQRLELVYPKKHTFEITKIDNKFTIKISITIQRKN; encoded by the coding sequence ATGTTTTTTATTCATAATATAGTAATTGTACCCATAAAGTTTGAAGAGGGTAAAGGAATTAACTATTTGATATTTTCTATAATCTGCATCATTGCTTTTGCAGTAACTGAAGTATACCTATTTATAGATATTATAAATACTTTAAATACACCAGACAGTAATATATTTAACATTGCCGCAAGTAAACTTTTTAGTATAAATAACTTAATTAATACTAACGCAACAATCAGTTTTCCTCTTTTGGTTATCGCTATTTTATCAGTTATCTATTGTTTATTGGTTTATGGATACCAAGCAATTTCTCCTTATCTAGAAGCATTTTTCCACATTATTGCCCTCACATTGTTGTTTGCGTTGCTAGTTACTATTCCTAATATTAATAAAACCAGTCTCAGTTTGTATCTCCCTCTAATATTAACATTTTATATCAATACATTTGGAATATCACCCTTAATACTTAAAAATAAGATTTACTACCTATTAGGCTTATTGACACTTATTTTGAGTTATTTCTTGTTACAAACAATTCTTCTAACAATTTATAATGGCCCTCAATTCAACCCAGAAACAGGAAAACCATTTACACAACAAGATATACCTCAAGTAATTTTTAGCCTTCCCAACTTAATTATCCTATCTATCATTTTGTTCCTTTCATTTGTTTATTCATTTGTAAGAATTAAGATACAATCTAGGGAAAAATCGCTCAATATTAGATTAGGAGAAAAAGAGTCGGAATTAAAACTCTTAAAATCACAAGTTAATCCACATTTCTTGTTTAATAGCCTAAATACATTATATGCAACTGCCCTTAGTGAGAAAGCAGAAAAAACAGGGACAAGTATTGCTAAGTTGGCAAACTTGATTCGATATATGCAGAAAGATATAAATAGAGATTTTATACCATTAGAAAACGAAATAAAATACATCACTGATTATATAAGCATACAAAAACTTCGATGTGCCATTGAGCCTCAAGTGGAGACAACTTTTATAAATATTGAAAACCAATTGATTAGTCCGGGTATTTTCATTCCATTTGTAGAAAATGCTTTTAAGTATGGTATTGATCCTTCGCAAAAATCTACTTTGCATATTTCAATAACTTGTAAAAAAAATGAGGTCCATTTTATATGTGTGAATAGTTATAATGATGATTTTAAAACCTTTTATAAGGAGCAAGGATTGGGAATTGGAATTAAAAATGCACAACAAAGATTAGAACTTGTTTATCCTAAAAAACATACTTTTGAAATTACTAAAATAGATAATAAGTTCACTATTAAAATTTCAATTACTATCCAGAGAAAAAACTAG
- a CDS encoding LytR/AlgR family response regulator transcription factor: MITAVAIDDEPKAIEVIQHHISKINGVILLASFYNAKEALNFLKQNPVDVIFLDINMPHFSGIEMLDELQRKPNVIFTTAYSDYAVESYNYNAIDYLLKPFEFERFQIAIDKIAHRIEEATQQNQFIFIKDGFKNIKITFEKVLFIKGSGNYLDIFTNEKSYSPRMTFSELIEKLPTAQFIRIHQSYIVNIEHIQKIENNQVYIANHQLPISNRYKATFFKRLNL, from the coding sequence ATGATAACAGCCGTAGCTATTGATGATGAGCCAAAAGCAATAGAAGTAATTCAACATCATATATCTAAAATTAATGGAGTTATCCTTCTAGCATCTTTCTATAATGCAAAAGAAGCCTTGAATTTCTTAAAACAGAACCCGGTAGATGTTATATTCCTAGACATTAACATGCCTCATTTTTCTGGAATTGAAATGCTAGATGAGCTACAAAGAAAACCGAATGTCATTTTTACCACTGCCTACTCAGATTATGCTGTAGAAAGCTATAACTATAATGCAATTGATTACTTACTAAAGCCTTTTGAATTCGAACGTTTTCAGATAGCTATAGATAAAATTGCACATAGAATTGAAGAAGCTACACAACAAAATCAATTCATTTTTATAAAAGATGGATTTAAAAACATAAAGATTACTTTCGAAAAAGTATTGTTTATTAAAGGATCAGGTAATTACCTCGATATATTTACTAACGAGAAAAGTTATTCACCCCGAATGACCTTTTCAGAATTAATTGAAAAATTACCGACTGCTCAATTCATCAGAATCCATCAATCTTATATTGTAAACATTGAACACATACAAAAGATTGAAAACAATCAGGTTTACATAGCAAATCATCAGTTGCCTATAAGTAATCGATACAAAGCGACATTTTTTAAGCGATTAAATTTATAG
- a CDS encoding porin family protein, with protein sequence METKIKNSAIQLYTINPNRFGFTIICLLLLAINVKAQDVFPKSSFGLKAGVNLNSWTNEFPFYTYEGQELYPDDWETTYGFHFGAVVNIRLSQLVAIEPGIMYTMKGTGLYAEAGNTRAEATVESNYLDIPFLLRLYVSDGFNLFVGPQMGYHLNSAYDLTVGDISIVEKEDISNDINELDFAGVLGLGYEFESGFNINISGELGFNTVDGYDYLDTYNRTIRFSMGYLF encoded by the coding sequence ATGGAAACCAAAATAAAGAACAGTGCTATACAACTCTATACTATAAATCCCAATCGATTTGGTTTTACTATTATCTGTCTTTTGTTACTTGCAATAAATGTAAAAGCACAAGATGTTTTCCCTAAATCAAGTTTTGGCTTAAAGGCTGGAGTAAATTTAAATAGCTGGACCAACGAATTTCCTTTCTACACCTACGAAGGTCAGGAACTTTACCCAGATGACTGGGAAACAACCTATGGTTTTCATTTTGGTGCTGTCGTTAATATTAGACTTTCTCAGCTTGTTGCCATTGAGCCGGGCATTATGTATACAATGAAAGGCACAGGTTTATATGCTGAAGCTGGCAACACAAGAGCAGAAGCCACAGTGGAGTCTAATTATCTTGATATTCCATTTTTATTAAGACTCTATGTTTCAGATGGCTTCAATTTATTTGTAGGTCCACAAATGGGTTATCATTTAAATAGTGCTTATGATCTTACTGTAGGTGATATAAGCATTGTGGAAAAAGAAGATATTTCTAATGATATAAATGAGTTGGATTTTGCAGGAGTTTTAGGATTAGGTTATGAGTTTGAAAGTGGTTTTAATATCAACATAAGTGGCGAACTGGGATTTAATACGGTAGATGGTTACGATTATCTCGATACATATAACCGAACCATCCGTTTTTCTATGGGTTATCTATTTTGA
- a CDS encoding beta-N-acetylhexosaminidase, whose protein sequence is MQLIKLIAFAIIISCSSVFAQKNIKIIPQPNKIELGEGEFTLNTKTQIIASKELQNEVNFLADVLKKGFNKNAKIQSKGKGITLAIDPTLKSQYGEEGYILLINTDEVSIKSASSTGVFYGVQSFRQLLPTDFEYSTQPADILIPTIKITDTPRFPWRAFMLDESRHFKGSEEVKKLLDQMALLKMNTFHWHLTDDQGWRIEIKKYPKLTEIGSKRADTQTERKSDKRTGEPHEGFYTQKQIKEIIEYATERHITIVPEIEMPGHAMAAVAAYPWLGSLGTTTAVPETFGKMDDSFNIADPKVITFLKDVLDEVIALFPGEVVHIGGDEVNFEPWEKSEEVQKFMKENGLKSPVDLQVYFTNQISNYIDSKGKRMMGWNEIMGDNIHEENQEKTLEVEQKLANSAIVHFWKGDLNLITRAVKDGYNVVNSNHWDTYLDYTFERTPLSKSYAFNPIPEGLEEKYHSYILGFGTQMWTEWLPTQEKLERQIFPRLAAYSEVGWTNLANKDFTNFEDKLEKLKQRWNLAGVYFYDGEKKLD, encoded by the coding sequence ATGCAACTCATAAAGTTGATAGCTTTTGCTATTATCATTAGTTGTTCTTCTGTTTTTGCGCAGAAGAATATCAAAATTATTCCTCAACCAAATAAGATTGAATTGGGAGAAGGAGAATTTACATTAAATACTAAAACCCAAATTATAGCTTCAAAAGAACTGCAAAACGAGGTCAATTTTCTGGCTGATGTTTTAAAAAAAGGATTTAATAAGAACGCAAAAATACAATCTAAAGGTAAGGGAATTACGCTAGCTATTGATCCTACTTTAAAGAGCCAATACGGAGAAGAAGGTTATATACTTTTAATTAATACAGATGAAGTTTCTATAAAATCTGCAAGCAGTACTGGTGTGTTTTATGGTGTTCAATCTTTCAGGCAATTACTCCCTACAGATTTTGAGTATTCCACTCAACCGGCTGATATTTTAATTCCAACTATAAAAATCACAGATACACCAAGGTTTCCGTGGCGAGCTTTTATGCTAGATGAATCGAGACATTTTAAAGGGAGTGAAGAAGTGAAAAAATTACTCGACCAAATGGCTCTCTTAAAAATGAATACTTTTCATTGGCATTTAACCGATGATCAAGGTTGGCGCATAGAAATAAAGAAATATCCGAAGCTTACAGAGATTGGTTCGAAACGAGCAGACACACAAACAGAAAGAAAAAGCGATAAGCGAACTGGCGAACCTCACGAAGGTTTTTATACTCAAAAACAAATAAAAGAGATTATTGAATATGCTACTGAAAGACATATAACCATTGTGCCTGAAATCGAGATGCCGGGCCATGCTATGGCAGCAGTCGCGGCTTATCCTTGGTTAGGTTCTTTGGGTACTACTACAGCCGTTCCTGAAACTTTTGGCAAGATGGACGATTCCTTCAACATTGCAGACCCAAAAGTAATTACATTTTTAAAAGATGTTTTGGATGAAGTAATCGCGCTCTTTCCGGGTGAGGTGGTACACATTGGAGGTGATGAAGTAAACTTTGAACCGTGGGAAAAGTCTGAGGAAGTTCAAAAATTTATGAAAGAGAACGGGCTTAAATCTCCAGTTGATTTGCAGGTTTATTTTACCAATCAGATTTCTAATTATATAGACTCAAAGGGAAAAAGAATGATGGGTTGGAACGAAATTATGGGCGATAATATTCACGAAGAAAACCAAGAGAAAACGCTAGAAGTAGAACAAAAACTAGCAAATTCTGCCATTGTACATTTTTGGAAAGGTGACCTAAATTTAATTACTCGTGCAGTAAAAGATGGCTACAATGTAGTAAACTCAAACCATTGGGATACTTATTTAGATTATACGTTTGAGCGAACTCCACTTTCAAAGTCTTATGCATTTAATCCCATACCCGAAGGTTTAGAAGAAAAATATCATTCATATATTCTTGGTTTTGGCACACAGATGTGGACTGAGTGGTTACCTACACAAGAAAAATTGGAGCGACAAATTTTTCCTCGACTAGCCGCTTATTCAGAAGTAGGTTGGACTAATTTAGCAAACAAAGATTTTACAAACTTTGAAGACAAGCTTGAAAAGCTAAAGCAAAGGTGGAACCTTGCTGGTGTGTATTTTTATGATGGAGAAAAGAAGTTGGATTAA
- a CDS encoding beta-N-acetylhexosaminidase: MKLKNIINTLIIYCLITVSFIIKAQTTSSEGFKVKGFHLDLRIQVMTPEALKKFADELAEMGMNTLVMEWEGTYPFEKHPAISNKYSYSREEVKEFVSYCDNLGIKVIPLQQSLGHVEYILRNTRYSHLKEDRKDISQICPMKITESKALFTDLFSDLAAMHNSEYIHIGGDETYLLGHCELCQKKVAEEGKSKLFVDHMKMIAEIVISLGKKPVMWADIILKHPEAADELPKETIFVDWNYGWKINHFGDIPDLQAKGFTFWGAPSIRSHPDNWYVTDWPKHFENQREFIPYPRKAGYKGLIMTSWSTSGLYGFTWDVGYDVMGMVQIRNTYPMSGFNILIACYGEAIKTKEPIDTDKFILDYAANQFGLNQKDTETLLAFLSVPPELIVNGKPQKSESVEQMQQDFGKIRDQINDIQPKKHQSEFAHFKLMADLRMHYLDFKGVEAKYNADSFTIAQTSELVSELEKILKDAKALNRRFTALNKGFLYDTEIEHQNQLRVMPIQLLYDRLMKVK, encoded by the coding sequence ATGAAGTTAAAAAATATTATTAATACGCTAATTATCTACTGTTTAATAACAGTGAGTTTTATAATAAAAGCTCAAACAACTAGCTCAGAAGGTTTTAAGGTAAAAGGTTTTCATTTGGATTTACGGATTCAGGTGATGACGCCTGAAGCACTTAAAAAATTTGCAGATGAACTTGCCGAAATGGGAATGAATACCCTTGTTATGGAATGGGAGGGAACCTATCCATTTGAGAAACATCCGGCTATTTCTAATAAATATTCTTATTCGCGAGAAGAGGTAAAAGAGTTTGTTTCCTATTGTGATAATCTTGGCATAAAGGTAATTCCATTGCAACAAAGTCTCGGGCATGTTGAGTATATTCTTCGAAATACAAGATATAGTCATCTTAAAGAAGATAGAAAAGACATCTCCCAAATTTGCCCAATGAAAATCACTGAAAGTAAAGCTTTGTTTACCGATTTGTTTTCAGATTTAGCTGCCATGCATAATTCAGAATACATTCATATTGGTGGTGATGAAACTTATCTTTTAGGTCATTGTGAGCTTTGCCAAAAGAAAGTAGCAGAAGAGGGAAAATCCAAACTTTTTGTAGATCACATGAAAATGATTGCTGAGATAGTGATTTCACTTGGTAAAAAACCAGTGATGTGGGCAGATATCATTCTCAAACACCCAGAAGCTGCCGATGAGTTACCCAAAGAAACCATTTTTGTAGACTGGAATTACGGCTGGAAAATCAATCATTTTGGAGATATTCCCGACTTGCAAGCAAAGGGTTTTACTTTTTGGGGAGCACCCTCAATTCGAAGCCATCCAGACAACTGGTATGTAACCGACTGGCCTAAGCATTTCGAAAATCAGCGAGAGTTTATCCCATATCCTAGAAAAGCTGGGTACAAAGGTTTAATCATGACTTCTTGGTCTACCTCTGGGTTGTATGGATTTACTTGGGATGTTGGCTATGATGTAATGGGCATGGTTCAGATAAGAAATACTTATCCTATGTCGGGTTTTAATATTTTGATTGCTTGTTATGGAGAAGCAATCAAGACAAAAGAGCCAATCGACACAGATAAGTTTATTCTTGATTATGCGGCAAATCAATTTGGTTTAAACCAGAAAGATACCGAAACACTATTAGCATTTTTGTCTGTTCCTCCAGAATTAATTGTTAACGGGAAACCGCAAAAAAGTGAGAGCGTTGAACAGATGCAGCAAGATTTCGGGAAAATACGAGATCAGATAAACGACATTCAGCCAAAGAAACACCAATCAGAATTTGCACATTTTAAACTCATGGCAGATTTAAGAATGCATTACCTCGATTTTAAAGGAGTGGAAGCCAAATACAATGCTGATAGTTTTACGATTGCTCAAACTTCTGAGCTTGTTAGCGAGCTTGAAAAAATACTAAAAGATGCCAAAGCCCTTAATAGAAGATTCACTGCTTTAAATAAAGGTTTCTTGTATGATACAGAAATTGAACATCAAAATCAATTGAGAGTAATGCCAATACAATTATTATACGATCGATTGATGAAGGTAAAATAA